A genomic window from Candidatus Bathyarchaeota archaeon includes:
- a CDS encoding ferredoxin has translation MKYQIEIKRENCIACGSCYSLNPSHFEPDEEGKSTVIGGETDELNSVGEFDDTEIESAKDAEDACPVSIITVTEL, from the coding sequence ATGAAATATCAAATTGAAATCAAGCGTGAAAACTGCATTGCATGTGGTTCGTGTTACAGTTTAAATCCGTCACATTTTGAACCAGATGAAGAAGGAAAATCAACTGTTATTGGCGGAGAAACAGATGAATTAAACTCAGTTGGAGAATTTGACGACACAGAAATTGAAAGCGCTAAAGACGCAGAAGATGCATGTCCAGTCTCTATAATCACAGTAACTGAACTTTAA
- a CDS encoding ferredoxin:glutaredoxin reductase, which translates to MTNLENIKKRVESDAKANGYYLTPDPEMLQDLLEGLQKNEERYGYPLCPCRLASGKLELDRDIICPCDYRDPDIVDYGQCYCALYVSKDVNESKKIQQIPERRPIEKQGRAYSASAEEQTPQNTTQKEKKDTEINIKLWYCQQCGYVCFREDPPYVCPICKAKKEMFAKIGIVTKVHSQK; encoded by the coding sequence TTGACCAACTTAGAAAACATCAAAAAAAGAGTTGAAAGCGACGCAAAAGCAAATGGATATTACCTGACACCTGACCCCGAAATGCTTCAAGATCTTCTAGAAGGTTTACAAAAAAATGAAGAACGTTATGGGTATCCTTTGTGTCCATGTAGATTAGCTTCAGGAAAATTAGAACTTGACAGAGACATAATATGCCCCTGCGATTACCGCGACCCAGACATAGTCGATTATGGACAATGTTATTGTGCACTTTATGTCAGCAAAGACGTGAATGAATCAAAAAAAATCCAACAGATTCCCGAAAGAAGACCAATAGAAAAACAAGGCAGAGCATATTCTGCTTCCGCTGAAGAACAAACACCACAAAACACAACACAAAAGGAAAAAAAAGATACAGAAATAAATATAAAACTATGGTACTGCCAACAATGCGGCTACGTTTGTTTCCGGGAAGATCCCCCATATGTTTGCCCAATATGTAAAGCCAAAAAAGAAATGTTCGCAAAAATTGGAATAGTTACTAAAGTCCACAGCCAAAAATAG
- a CDS encoding manganese efflux pump, translated as MDTTTVLIATALAMDSFSVAIANGLTTKKFNISKAITIGTFFGFFQAIMPIIGWHAGAHVLDVISEIDHWIAFALLTIIGSRMIYETTKNESEKIISSLTIKVLLILSIATSIDALAVGLSIYILEISIITLAISTGIITFTLSVFGVYIGGKFGHPLKNKVEPLGGIILIMIGLRILLEHLGII; from the coding sequence ATGGATACAACAACAGTACTAATCGCCACAGCATTAGCGATGGACTCTTTTTCAGTAGCAATAGCAAATGGACTAACAACCAAAAAGTTCAACATTTCAAAAGCTATCACAATTGGCACCTTCTTTGGATTTTTTCAAGCAATCATGCCAATAATTGGATGGCATGCAGGCGCACATGTATTAGACGTGATTTCAGAAATTGACCACTGGATAGCATTTGCTTTACTAACAATAATTGGCTCCAGAATGATTTATGAAACAACTAAAAATGAAAGCGAAAAAATAATTAGTTCACTTACCATCAAAGTTCTTTTGATACTGTCTATTGCCACTAGCATTGATGCATTAGCAGTTGGCTTAAGCATTTACATTTTAGAAATTTCAATAATAACATTGGCAATATCAACAGGAATAATCACATTCACTTTGTCTGTTTTTGGTGTTTACATTGGAGGCAAATTTGGACATCCCCTAAAAAACAAAGTTGAACCCTTGGGAGGAATAATCTTAATCATGATTGGCCTAAGAATACTCCTAGAACATTTAGGAATTATCTAG
- a CDS encoding AsnC family transcriptional regulator, which yields MIENDSNKIDEIDATILRNLLKEARTTFTEIAKECKISITGVRSRFLKLKKIGIINGAIMQVNPYSLGYDCMCDITMKTAPENDEKVKQFLRNKPYTKTILEQFGRQNIAIGVLLKSINELSGIMEDIGKCEHVKNVEPLIWTKPVHMDHPENLVIKPLNYKNNPEESISSKGENEKKIELDEMDIQIAKILISDARKPFRFIGKKLNIPTQTVIRKYDRLRKGVLTTSSITVNLQKLGYKAMARIFIKISNKSEERRIHSELLQIPNVIVAIRHVGIYNIRILIALEDFEDWFAVEEKIKKIDGITEMDISFDKAFTKWPLNIFANTLTEKTTQ from the coding sequence ATGATAGAAAATGATAGTAATAAAATTGACGAAATTGATGCAACAATTTTGAGGAACCTCTTAAAAGAGGCTCGAACAACATTTACAGAAATTGCTAAAGAGTGTAAAATTAGCATTACAGGAGTTAGATCTAGATTTTTAAAGTTAAAAAAAATTGGAATAATTAACGGAGCAATAATGCAAGTCAACCCATACAGCCTGGGCTATGATTGCATGTGTGATATAACAATGAAAACAGCTCCTGAAAACGATGAAAAAGTAAAACAATTTCTGAGAAATAAGCCATATACAAAAACAATATTAGAGCAGTTTGGGCGCCAAAACATCGCAATTGGCGTGCTATTAAAGTCCATCAATGAACTCAGTGGCATAATGGAAGACATAGGAAAATGCGAACATGTAAAAAACGTGGAACCACTAATTTGGACTAAACCAGTCCATATGGACCATCCGGAAAATCTTGTTATAAAACCGCTTAACTATAAAAATAATCCAGAAGAGAGCATAAGTTCGAAAGGAGAAAATGAAAAGAAAATAGAACTTGATGAAATGGACATACAAATTGCAAAAATACTGATAAGTGATGCAAGAAAACCTTTTAGATTCATTGGAAAAAAACTCAATATTCCTACTCAAACAGTAATTCGCAAATATGATCGATTGAGAAAGGGAGTTTTGACAACGTCATCGATAACCGTTAACCTTCAAAAATTGGGGTATAAGGCCATGGCACGAATATTCATAAAAATCTCGAATAAATCTGAGGAACGAAGAATTCATTCAGAACTACTTCAAATACCTAATGTAATAGTTGCAATAAGGCACGTAGGAATTTATAACATAAGAATATTAATTGCTTTAGAAGATTTTGAAGATTGGTTCGCAGTAGAAGAAAAGATTAAAAAAATTGATGGCATCACAGAGATGGATATTTCATTTGATAAAGCATTTACTAAATGGCCATTGAATATCTTTGCAAATACTTTAACTGAAAAAACAACACAATAA
- a CDS encoding PQQ-like beta-propeller repeat protein, with protein MKIIKNIKNSTILSLILLLAISTTVVTLPAAFAQEKTRVTYAFIGATPNPVGVNQEVLLHVGITDYLLAAEDGFEGLTVTVEKPDGSSETLGPIRTDSTGGTGWVYVPTMTGTYYLQTNFPEQIYTWESPALFDPALSGEILYQASQSDKLEFVVQENPIEYYPGHSQPTEYWTRPIDSQLREWSTISGNWLTGAGRGATIAPYNDGPETAHILWTTELTMGGLAGGDMGEHGMVTGDAYEGKYSGSIIIGGNLYYNKFEAQGGSSVEQVVVAIDLHTGELLWEKTLLDNEQIEFGQTMYWDTMNAHGVYTYLWATSGSTWMAFDAQTGRWVYNMTDVPSGTRTYGPNGEILIYSVSNGVLTKWNSTAVYYNTLLDETDNYYYYAGRWRPQGRTFDASYGIDLTVELPDSISGSPSAYYVNDRAVGVSVSNTEVETWAVSLEPGNEGTLLYQKTWAAPADWASTNLDIGFATGSVDEGVFVLWVKETRQYYAFDINTGNYLWVTEPEHYMDSYAGTSYVIAYGNLYSVGYAGIVYCYDITTGNTEWTYLIDDKYNEILWSNGWPARIQFVTDGKLYIGMEEHSTVDPKPRGAPYVCLSADGEEVWRIDGGFRQTHWGGNSIIGDSIIAAMNTYDQQIYAIGKGATSITVSAPDSGVSVGSSATLKGSVMDVSPGTETAALKIRFPNGVPAISDKDMSEWMKYVYMQFEKPAYATGVTVTLEAIDPNGNYQYIGITTSDISGNYGFTFKPEIEGKYTIMATFAGSGGYYGSTTTTYLSVDPAASASTPINTDGPADATEPAAETSFISTEIAIIAAVAVAAVIGVAAYWFLKRK; from the coding sequence ATGAAAATCATTAAAAACATCAAAAATTCTACTATTCTTAGCTTGATTTTATTATTGGCAATTTCTACTACTGTCGTTACTTTACCCGCTGCATTCGCACAAGAAAAAACTCGTGTAACATATGCATTCATCGGTGCTACTCCTAATCCTGTGGGCGTTAATCAAGAAGTTCTATTGCACGTCGGAATTACTGATTACTTGTTGGCGGCTGAAGATGGCTTTGAGGGGCTTACTGTCACGGTTGAAAAACCTGATGGTTCATCTGAAACTTTAGGGCCTATCCGAACGGATTCTACTGGTGGAACTGGTTGGGTATACGTTCCCACTATGACCGGAACATATTATCTGCAAACAAACTTCCCCGAACAGATATACACATGGGAAAGTCCTGCTCTATTTGATCCCGCTTTATCTGGTGAAATATTGTATCAGGCCAGTCAAAGTGACAAACTAGAATTTGTTGTACAAGAAAATCCAATAGAATACTATCCGGGTCACTCGCAACCAACTGAATATTGGACTCGACCAATAGATTCTCAGCTTCGTGAATGGTCAACTATTTCTGGAAATTGGCTAACAGGTGCGGGCAGAGGCGCGACAATCGCTCCTTACAATGATGGTCCTGAAACTGCTCACATTTTATGGACTACTGAACTAACAATGGGTGGACTTGCAGGAGGTGACATGGGTGAACATGGCATGGTTACTGGAGATGCATACGAGGGCAAGTACAGCGGTTCAATAATTATCGGAGGCAATCTTTACTACAACAAATTTGAGGCACAGGGCGGCAGTTCTGTCGAACAAGTTGTTGTGGCCATTGATTTACACACTGGAGAACTACTCTGGGAAAAAACTCTCTTAGATAACGAGCAGATCGAATTTGGTCAAACAATGTATTGGGACACCATGAACGCTCACGGAGTTTACACTTACTTGTGGGCAACTTCTGGATCTACGTGGATGGCATTTGATGCACAAACTGGTCGTTGGGTATACAATATGACTGATGTACCTTCTGGAACCCGAACTTATGGACCAAACGGAGAGATATTGATATACAGCGTCAGTAATGGTGTGTTGACAAAATGGAACTCAACAGCAGTTTATTACAACACTTTGCTTGATGAAACCGATAACTACTACTATTACGCCGGAAGATGGAGACCCCAAGGAAGAACATTTGATGCATCATATGGAATCGACTTGACTGTAGAACTGCCTGACAGTATATCTGGAAGTCCATCTGCTTATTACGTTAACGACAGAGCCGTTGGTGTTAGTGTCAGTAACACTGAAGTAGAGACTTGGGCTGTTAGTTTGGAACCTGGAAACGAAGGTACACTATTGTACCAAAAAACTTGGGCTGCTCCCGCAGATTGGGCATCGACTAACTTGGACATCGGTTTTGCAACCGGTTCAGTTGATGAAGGAGTTTTCGTTTTGTGGGTAAAAGAAACAAGACAATACTACGCTTTTGACATAAACACTGGAAATTACTTATGGGTAACTGAACCTGAACACTACATGGACAGTTATGCAGGAACTAGCTATGTTATAGCTTATGGAAACCTTTACTCTGTTGGCTATGCAGGTATTGTATACTGTTATGACATTACAACCGGTAATACTGAATGGACATACCTGATTGATGACAAATACAATGAAATATTATGGAGCAATGGCTGGCCCGCAAGAATTCAGTTCGTTACTGATGGAAAACTCTACATTGGAATGGAAGAACATTCTACTGTTGATCCTAAACCACGTGGTGCACCATATGTTTGTCTTAGCGCAGATGGCGAAGAAGTCTGGAGAATTGATGGTGGATTCCGTCAAACACACTGGGGTGGAAACTCAATCATTGGTGACAGCATAATTGCAGCTATGAACACTTATGATCAACAAATATACGCGATTGGAAAAGGTGCAACATCAATAACCGTAAGTGCACCCGACAGTGGAGTTTCTGTTGGATCTTCAGCTACCTTGAAAGGTTCAGTTATGGATGTTTCTCCAGGAACTGAAACTGCAGCATTGAAAATACGTTTCCCCAATGGTGTTCCTGCAATATCTGACAAAGATATGAGTGAATGGATGAAATACGTTTACATGCAGTTTGAAAAACCAGCATACGCAACAGGTGTAACCGTAACCCTAGAAGCAATTGACCCTAACGGCAACTACCAATACATAGGCATAACGACAAGTGACATCTCAGGAAACTATGGATTTACTTTCAAACCAGAAATTGAAGGCAAATACACAATCATGGCAACCTTTGCAGGTTCGGGTGGATACTATGGATCAACCACAACAACTTACCTGAGCGTAGATCCAGCAGCATCTGCGTCAACACCAATCAACACTGACGGACCCGCAGACGCCACAGAACCCGCCGCAGAAACATCTTTCATTTCAACGGAAATTGCAATCATTGCAGCAGTTGCAGTAGCCGCAGTAATCGGCGTAGCCGCTTACTGGTTCCTAAAACGCAAATAA
- a CDS encoding glutaredoxin codes for METIKVSGNNNKHHVLVYAISTCGWCKRAKNFLKENDVEYEYVDIDVLNNEDKEKIKQDIITRGGPLVYPTLIIDNKILITGAPQDKLKEILEL; via the coding sequence ATGGAAACAATCAAAGTTTCTGGCAACAATAACAAACACCATGTTCTTGTGTACGCCATCAGCACATGTGGATGGTGCAAACGTGCCAAGAATTTTTTGAAAGAAAATGATGTTGAATATGAATACGTGGACATCGACGTACTAAACAATGAGGATAAAGAAAAAATTAAACAAGACATCATTACCCGTGGAGGACCTCTTGTATATCCTACACTAATTATTGATAACAAAATTTTGATTACAGGTGCACCTCAAGACAAACTAAAGGAGATTCTTGAACTTTGA
- a CDS encoding phosphopantetheine adenylyltransferase → MKKRFETVAVGGTFDLFHKGHLALLLKAFDVGNYVLVGLCSDEFVKKVQKPHAIAPYFQRLEALKEFLGSNGLLERAEIVPLFDAYGITLTDERIQAIVVSEETEPQAIKINKKRESMGLPVLPIVTVKMVLSEDNFPISSTRIWFEEIDREGNLL, encoded by the coding sequence ATGAAAAAACGGTTTGAAACCGTAGCAGTTGGCGGAACTTTTGACCTGTTTCATAAGGGTCACTTAGCTCTTTTGCTGAAAGCTTTTGATGTTGGCAATTATGTTCTTGTTGGGCTTTGTTCAGATGAGTTTGTAAAAAAAGTACAAAAACCTCACGCGATTGCTCCTTATTTTCAACGTCTTGAAGCCTTGAAAGAATTTTTAGGATCAAATGGGCTATTAGAACGTGCTGAAATTGTTCCTTTGTTTGATGCTTATGGGATTACGTTAACTGATGAGCGTATTCAGGCTATAGTTGTAAGTGAAGAAACCGAACCTCAGGCAATAAAAATCAATAAGAAACGTGAAAGCATGGGTTTGCCTGTTTTGCCTATTGTTACTGTTAAAATGGTTTTATCTGAGGATAATTTCCCAATTTCTTCGACGCGTATTTGGTTTGAAGAAATTGATCGTGAAGGAAATTTGCTCTAA
- a CDS encoding TATA-box-binding protein, translating to MPKLEDSIRIENVVSSATLNQNIDLNAVVKGNPLVEYRPEKFPGLVFRLKKPKTAILIFSTGKMVCTGAKSENESKKAVLKVVRELKKSGIIITGKPEIRVVNIVASANLLGRIELEDCAYSLGKTMYEPEQFPGLIYRMDEPKVVILLFASGKLVCTGATKEEDVYRAVAKLHEQLEDLDLIYYEE from the coding sequence ATGCCTAAGCTTGAAGACTCTATTCGGATTGAAAATGTTGTATCCTCTGCCACTTTGAATCAGAACATAGACCTTAATGCCGTTGTTAAGGGTAATCCCTTAGTTGAATATCGGCCAGAAAAGTTTCCCGGGTTGGTTTTCAGATTAAAAAAACCCAAAACAGCCATCCTAATTTTCAGCACAGGAAAGATGGTTTGTACTGGAGCAAAATCTGAGAACGAGTCAAAAAAAGCAGTGCTTAAAGTTGTTCGCGAACTGAAAAAAAGTGGCATAATCATAACTGGTAAACCTGAAATCAGAGTAGTTAACATCGTCGCTTCAGCTAACCTTCTTGGAAGAATTGAGCTAGAAGACTGTGCTTACTCTCTAGGAAAGACTATGTATGAACCCGAACAGTTTCCAGGTCTTATCTACCGTATGGACGAACCAAAAGTAGTAATCCTTCTTTTCGCAAGTGGAAAACTTGTCTGTACCGGTGCAACTAAAGAAGAAGACGTCTACCGGGCAGTTGCTAAACTTCATGAGCAACTTGAGGATTTAGACTTAATCTATTATGAAGAATGA
- a CDS encoding phosphatase PAP2 family protein codes for MPTDCSSSSSADFGCSLADFVSKYLSPPTVAIVATVLFSLWSPIGLGSLGPGLSIVFSFLLFAFFPFLPVIYFYKKKTVDLYVSNREERLPFLLYALASYLSAAILFFFTDTTILFLLALGYVSVTAVLIIVNQFSKVSIHCAGVTGPIFALVFVFGIEIIPISVIIILVCWSRIKLKNHTPTQTLAGTLIALTIGLIEYNLLYPIR; via the coding sequence ATGCCAACTGATTGTAGTTCCAGTTCCTCTGCTGATTTCGGTTGCAGTTTGGCGGATTTCGTTTCAAAATATTTATCTCCTCCAACTGTGGCCATAGTGGCAACTGTTCTGTTTTCTTTGTGGTCTCCTATTGGGTTGGGTTCTCTTGGTCCGGGGTTAAGCATCGTTTTTAGTTTTTTATTGTTTGCTTTTTTTCCTTTTTTGCCTGTGATTTACTTCTATAAAAAGAAAACCGTGGACCTTTACGTTTCAAATCGAGAAGAACGTTTGCCTTTTTTATTGTATGCCTTAGCTAGTTACTTGTCAGCAGCTATTTTGTTCTTTTTTACAGACACGACAATTTTGTTTTTGTTAGCTTTGGGTTACGTTTCAGTAACAGCAGTTTTGATAATTGTTAACCAATTCTCAAAAGTCAGCATTCACTGTGCTGGCGTAACCGGACCAATATTCGCTCTAGTTTTCGTTTTCGGCATAGAAATTATTCCAATATCCGTAATCATTATTCTAGTCTGCTGGTCCCGAATAAAACTAAAAAACCACACTCCCACACAAACCCTTGCAGGAACGCTAATTGCCCTAACAATTGGACTAATAGAATACAACCTACTTTATCCAATACGCTAA
- a CDS encoding PAS domain S-box protein: MVIALLAGYKTPDIVNGWTDAFKRDKRQLSQLFLHMNTGFAYSKMMFDIQGKPIDYVFIEVNDAFEGLTGLKRSAVLNRRATEIIPGIEKDPADWIGIFGKVASTGQPAKFENYSEQLRRWYSVSSYSSEKGFFVALFEDITDRKRTEEAMRESEARLVEVERDLTRAQTVGKIGNWRLDTKRNVLLWSDENYRIFGVPKGTPLTYEIFLSIVHPDDRKYVDENVKAGFEGKLYDVEHRIIVDGKIKWVREKSELEFDPDGTLRGVFGTTQDITDLMETRLKLDFYNKHLEDLVEEKSKQLRDAERLAAIGTTAGMIGHDIRNPLQGIDGSIYLAKESVISSSAKSDEKKELLDELELISQQVAYIDHMVADLQDFAKTIIPKKEEIDISKLIIESLSMVKIPDVINVNVALPDEPVILAVDPLHMKRVFSNLIKNAVQAMPNGGELSIIVFRKDVHLWIRFEDSGGGIAEEVKPKIFTPLFTTKSKGQGFGLAVCKKIVEAHSGEITFESKKGKGATFIIKLRTNGVDDVWRRRGFS; this comes from the coding sequence TTGGTTATTGCATTGCTTGCAGGTTACAAAACCCCAGATATCGTTAACGGTTGGACGGATGCATTTAAGCGAGATAAACGGCAGTTAAGCCAGCTTTTCTTGCATATGAACACGGGTTTTGCCTATTCCAAAATGATGTTTGATATTCAGGGAAAACCAATAGACTACGTTTTCATAGAGGTTAACGATGCTTTTGAGGGGTTAACTGGACTTAAAAGGTCTGCTGTCTTGAATAGAAGAGCTACAGAGATTATTCCGGGCATAGAGAAAGACCCCGCAGATTGGATAGGCATTTTTGGAAAGGTCGCTTCAACAGGGCAACCTGCAAAGTTTGAGAATTACTCAGAGCAACTTCGTCGATGGTACTCAGTGTCTTCTTACAGTTCGGAAAAAGGCTTTTTTGTGGCTCTATTTGAGGATATCACCGACCGAAAGCGTACAGAAGAGGCTATGCGCGAAAGTGAGGCGCGGCTGGTCGAGGTTGAACGGGATTTGACTCGTGCTCAGACTGTTGGGAAAATTGGCAATTGGCGACTTGACACTAAACGTAACGTTTTGCTTTGGTCTGATGAGAACTATAGAATATTTGGAGTGCCCAAAGGCACACCTCTGACTTATGAAATCTTTCTTAGCATTGTGCATCCTGATGACAGGAAATATGTTGATGAGAACGTGAAGGCGGGATTTGAAGGCAAACTGTATGATGTGGAACATCGGATAATTGTTGATGGGAAAATAAAGTGGGTGCGAGAAAAATCTGAATTAGAGTTCGACCCAGACGGCACACTGCGGGGAGTATTTGGGACCACTCAGGATATTACCGATTTAATGGAAACGCGACTTAAGCTTGATTTCTATAATAAACATCTAGAGGACCTTGTTGAAGAGAAGAGTAAGCAGCTTAGAGATGCCGAAAGGCTCGCAGCAATCGGTACAACGGCTGGCATGATTGGGCATGATATCCGTAATCCCCTGCAGGGCATTGATGGTAGTATTTATTTGGCAAAAGAGAGCGTCATTTCATCATCGGCTAAGAGTGACGAGAAAAAGGAGCTGCTGGATGAGCTTGAGTTGATTAGCCAGCAAGTAGCATACATAGATCATATGGTTGCGGATCTTCAGGACTTTGCCAAGACAATTATACCTAAAAAAGAGGAAATAGACATCTCTAAATTAATTATTGAGTCTCTTTCTATGGTCAAAATTCCTGATGTTATTAATGTTAATGTTGCTTTGCCTGATGAGCCCGTAATATTGGCTGTTGATCCATTACATATGAAGCGCGTTTTTTCGAATTTAATCAAGAATGCTGTCCAAGCCATGCCTAATGGAGGAGAATTGTCCATCATTGTTTTCCGCAAGGATGTTCATTTATGGATCCGTTTTGAGGATAGCGGTGGTGGAATTGCCGAAGAAGTTAAGCCGAAGATTTTCACGCCTTTGTTTACTACAAAGTCTAAGGGGCAGGGTTTTGGGTTGGCTGTCTGCAAAAAGATTGTTGAGGCTCATTCAGGAGAGATAACTTTTGAGAGCAAAAAAGGAAAAGGCGCTACCTTCATAATAAAATTACGTACAAACGGGGTTGATGATGTTTGGAGAAGAAGAGGATTCTCATAG
- a CDS encoding acetyl-CoA decarbonylase/synthase complex subunit gamma, whose amino-acid sequence MTDNQKGGLKQLSPIDIYSLLPKTNCKECGEDNCMAFATKLVNREVNVEQCTPLKDPKYKKNYAKLAEMLKPAVKEVTIGVGERAVKIGGKLVMYRHELTYTNPTAIAIDVTDEMTAEEISSRVNFTQDFSYIYIGNNLQLQMIAIRSTSNDAEKFKATVKKVSEQTDLPIILCSYDSAIVESGLMAIPKARPLLYAATKDNWKEMAELALMYNCPLVVSAPNDISLLRSLVKTMIAYGVEDVVLDPGTFANAGLGETINNFTMIRRAACNLGDELLAHPTLATPITAWTEPAQNATLTTWKEAQVAAMLVTRYADAMIIHAAEGWSLLPLTVLRQNIYTDPRKPVAVKAEMVAIGTPDENSPVLMTSNFALTYYTVAQDIESSGNSVYLIVVDSEGTAIDSGVAGRKMTAETIADAIKESGVEDKVKHRKLIIPGKAARLSGEIEELSKWDVMVGPQDSSGIAKFLQDKWK is encoded by the coding sequence ATGACAGACAATCAAAAAGGCGGACTTAAACAACTCAGTCCAATTGACATTTATTCATTGCTTCCAAAAACAAACTGTAAAGAATGTGGCGAAGACAACTGTATGGCATTTGCCACTAAACTAGTCAACCGAGAAGTCAATGTAGAGCAGTGTACTCCTCTTAAAGATCCTAAATACAAGAAGAATTATGCTAAACTTGCTGAGATGCTAAAACCTGCAGTCAAAGAAGTAACCATTGGTGTTGGTGAACGTGCAGTTAAAATTGGCGGTAAATTGGTAATGTATCGCCATGAACTAACGTATACTAATCCTACAGCAATTGCAATTGATGTTACTGACGAAATGACTGCTGAAGAAATCTCTTCGCGTGTAAACTTTACTCAGGATTTCAGTTACATTTACATCGGCAACAACTTGCAACTACAGATGATTGCTATTCGTTCTACATCTAATGATGCTGAAAAATTCAAAGCAACGGTCAAGAAAGTTTCAGAACAAACAGATCTGCCAATTATCTTATGCTCTTATGATTCAGCAATCGTTGAAAGTGGGTTAATGGCTATTCCAAAAGCTAGACCTTTGCTATATGCAGCAACTAAAGATAACTGGAAAGAAATGGCAGAATTGGCACTGATGTATAACTGTCCACTGGTTGTTTCTGCACCCAATGACATTTCCTTGCTTCGATCCCTAGTTAAAACAATGATTGCTTATGGTGTTGAAGATGTTGTTTTAGATCCTGGAACTTTTGCTAACGCAGGTTTAGGTGAAACAATAAACAACTTCACAATGATTCGACGAGCTGCATGTAACCTTGGTGACGAACTACTTGCTCATCCAACCCTTGCAACTCCAATAACTGCTTGGACTGAACCTGCACAAAATGCGACACTTACTACATGGAAAGAAGCACAGGTTGCAGCAATGCTTGTAACTCGTTATGCTGATGCCATGATTATTCATGCTGCAGAAGGTTGGTCTCTTCTACCCCTTACTGTATTGCGACAGAACATCTACACTGACCCACGAAAACCAGTTGCAGTTAAAGCCGAAATGGTAGCAATTGGAACACCTGATGAAAACTCACCAGTACTAATGACTTCAAACTTTGCATTGACCTACTACACTGTAGCTCAAGACATTGAATCCTCTGGTAACTCTGTTTATCTAATTGTTGTTGATTCTGAAGGAACTGCAATCGATAGTGGTGTTGCAGGCAGAAAAATGACAGCTGAGACTATTGCTGATGCAATCAAAGAAAGTGGCGTTGAAGACAAAGTCAAACACAGAAAACTTATCATACCTGGTAAAGCAGCACGCCTTAGTGGGGAGATAGAAGAACTCTCTAAATGGGACGTAATGGTTGGTCCACAGGACTCTTCCGGTATAGCTAAGTTTCTACAAGATAAATGGAAGTAG
- a CDS encoding DNA-directed RNA polymerase subunit H, translated as MDDAEIKKGIVTTIGKYTHTAKSRAKTSGIELIPKIFPSFQIFDHDFVSKHELLDPEEKTKFLEDSKIIPYQLPRINETDPAIIAVGGTPGDIVRVIRNSKTAGKYVSYRYVV; from the coding sequence ATGGATGACGCTGAAATTAAAAAGGGAATAGTCACTACAATCGGCAAATACACACATACTGCAAAATCCAGGGCAAAAACAAGTGGAATAGAATTAATTCCGAAAATTTTTCCCTCATTCCAAATATTCGACCATGATTTTGTTTCAAAACATGAACTATTAGATCCTGAAGAAAAAACAAAGTTCCTTGAAGACAGCAAAATAATACCTTATCAGCTACCAAGAATTAACGAAACAGACCCAGCAATAATTGCAGTTGGCGGAACACCAGGAGATATCGTAAGAGTCATCAGGAACAGTAAAACCGCAGGAAAATACGTGTCTTACAGATACGTTGTCTAA